A DNA window from Luteolibacter luteus contains the following coding sequences:
- a CDS encoding diacylglycerol/lipid kinase family protein, translating to MIRARRYPLIFNPKARSQKGQRALRFLMDHATRFALHATSSAEEARELASLFARNGEPVVIAAGGDGTLNAVVQGLAGSETALGVLPAGTMNVFARELGIPFDNLPRAFEVIEAGLVKEIDLFEANGIPFMQMAGVGFDAMVIEETTWESKKMLGPLAYLLSAVKVLGESPPRMQVVCGDGQHEEGVAVLAGNGSLYGGQFKLFHKADNRDSMLDVLVFKEAGYKLVLDSLRGIATGNLEAAGSTVSYLQAHSLTVTADREVPVQVDGELAGRWQEVKFGNEDPGRLRVIAPEEPIGSRFVEAVKAMVSWTKWKPVEQKV from the coding sequence GTGATCCGGGCACGGCGGTATCCGCTCATTTTTAATCCGAAGGCTCGCAGCCAAAAGGGGCAGCGGGCGTTGAGATTCTTGATGGATCACGCGACCCGTTTCGCGCTTCACGCCACGAGCAGTGCCGAGGAGGCGCGGGAGCTGGCCTCCCTCTTCGCCCGCAATGGAGAGCCGGTGGTGATCGCCGCCGGGGGCGATGGTACCCTGAATGCCGTGGTGCAGGGGCTGGCCGGATCGGAGACCGCGCTGGGAGTCCTTCCCGCTGGGACCATGAATGTTTTCGCGCGGGAGCTGGGCATCCCTTTCGACAACCTGCCGCGCGCCTTCGAGGTGATCGAGGCCGGGTTGGTGAAGGAGATCGACCTTTTCGAAGCGAACGGCATCCCGTTCATGCAGATGGCGGGGGTCGGCTTCGACGCCATGGTGATCGAGGAGACGACCTGGGAGAGCAAGAAGATGCTCGGTCCTCTGGCCTACCTGCTCTCTGCGGTGAAGGTCCTCGGCGAATCCCCGCCGCGAATGCAGGTCGTCTGCGGCGATGGCCAGCATGAGGAAGGAGTCGCGGTGCTGGCTGGCAATGGCTCGCTCTATGGCGGGCAGTTCAAACTTTTCCACAAAGCGGACAATCGCGATAGCATGCTGGATGTCCTGGTCTTCAAGGAAGCCGGCTACAAGCTGGTGCTGGATTCCCTGCGGGGCATCGCCACCGGCAATCTCGAGGCCGCTGGATCCACGGTCAGCTACCTCCAGGCGCATAGCCTGACGGTCACGGCAGACCGCGAGGTGCCGGTGCAGGTGGATGGCGAGTTGGCTGGTCGCTGGCAGGAAGTGAAATTCGGGAACGAAGATCCCGGCCGCTTGCGGGTGATCGCACCGGAAGAGCCGATCGGCAGCCGCTTCGTGGAAGCCGTGAAAGCGATGGTCTCCTGGACCAAGTGGAAACCCGTCGAACAGAAGGTGTGA
- a CDS encoding metal ABC transporter substrate-binding protein yields the protein MRFPILSLILSLASASAAELKVATLHPLLGDLARQVGGERVEVIDLIGKNGDPHHFEPVQADLQKAADAKLYLASGMGLESYLTLLRGILGEKAQVVEIGKDLPSIEGECDHEGHDHEHHDHEIDPHWWHSIDLFRRATTITAETFTKADPAGAENYSKNAASYRAKLDELERWTRKEVARIPKAKRHLATAHAAFGYFCKDFGFEPLAVQGLNRERMPDPKKLAAILAELKEHQVAAIFPEKESNPKILQALTGDTGIKLGEALIADGSTAESYEAMVRHNVSAITAGLSK from the coding sequence ATGCGCTTTCCAATTCTCTCCCTCATTCTCTCCCTCGCTTCCGCCTCTGCCGCGGAGCTCAAGGTTGCCACCCTCCACCCCCTCCTCGGCGACCTCGCCCGGCAAGTCGGCGGCGAGCGAGTGGAAGTCATCGACCTGATCGGGAAAAACGGCGACCCGCACCATTTCGAGCCCGTTCAGGCCGATCTTCAGAAGGCGGCGGACGCGAAGCTCTACTTGGCCTCCGGAATGGGCCTCGAAAGCTACCTCACTTTGCTCCGCGGGATCCTCGGGGAAAAGGCGCAAGTCGTTGAAATTGGGAAGGATCTTCCCTCGATCGAGGGGGAATGCGACCACGAGGGACACGATCACGAGCATCACGATCACGAGATCGACCCCCATTGGTGGCACTCCATCGACCTCTTCCGCCGCGCGACGACCATCACCGCGGAAACTTTTACAAAAGCCGATCCGGCTGGCGCTGAAAATTATTCAAAAAACGCCGCAAGCTATCGCGCCAAACTGGACGAATTGGAGCGCTGGACCCGCAAGGAAGTCGCACGCATCCCGAAAGCCAAACGCCACCTCGCGACCGCCCACGCGGCCTTCGGATACTTCTGCAAGGACTTCGGATTTGAGCCCTTGGCAGTCCAGGGACTGAACCGCGAGAGGATGCCGGATCCCAAGAAACTGGCCGCCATCCTTGCAGAGCTGAAGGAGCATCAGGTGGCCGCGATCTTTCCCGAAAAGGAATCGAACCCGAAGATCCTACAGGCCCTGACCGGAGACACCGGCATCAAGCTCGGCGAGGCCCTGATCGCGGACGGTTCCACGGCGGAAAGCTACGAGGCCATGGTCCGCCACAATGTCTCAGCGATCACCGCAGGACTGTCAAAATAG
- a CDS encoding acyl carrier protein, protein MSDKSIEDRVKDIIVDQLGVNADQVTLEAKFIEDLGADSLDTVELVMAFEEEFEIEVPDEEAEKLQSVGDVVTYIKSQS, encoded by the coding sequence ATGTCTGACAAGAGCATCGAAGACCGCGTTAAGGACATCATCGTCGACCAGCTCGGCGTCAACGCCGACCAGGTGACCCTGGAGGCCAAGTTCATCGAAGACCTCGGTGCCGACTCCCTTGACACGGTCGAACTCGTGATGGCCTTCGAAGAGGAGTTCGAGATCGAAGTGCCGGACGAGGAAGCCGAGAAGCTCCAGTCCGTGGGCGATGTCGTCACCTACATCAAGAGCCAGAGCTGA
- a CDS encoding LysM peptidoglycan-binding domain-containing protein, with protein MRLWTLIKLVAGAVVLGVTVFTGLLVWHVQMEPLGGVFSELVPVQFDPKPVNTLPKADANLPEIDPGAKVFEKARELIAIGDLAAAQERLRTVVSIYPRSKAAPEARRIVGEMNLDELLSVSNMDGKEIHIVRSGESFLGIAAKHNTSLDCIMYLNGLMDLKGLHPGEEMIVMPLELRVLIEPGRKALSLWKGGQFVKEYPLLSAGLGNQKGGLKTKIASKSGLAGDRRVTPGMPAYRESVKNFSLEKSSLHIRSAEPGDGKETAAEPAGAGFLLSAEDAEELALLLRPGNEVEIRVSGP; from the coding sequence ATGCGATTGTGGACTTTGATCAAGCTGGTGGCGGGGGCGGTGGTCCTTGGGGTCACCGTGTTTACCGGATTGCTGGTCTGGCACGTCCAGATGGAGCCGCTCGGGGGCGTGTTTTCCGAGCTTGTCCCGGTGCAATTCGATCCCAAGCCGGTCAACACCCTGCCGAAAGCGGATGCGAACCTGCCGGAGATCGATCCGGGTGCGAAGGTCTTTGAGAAAGCTCGCGAGCTGATCGCGATCGGCGATCTCGCGGCGGCCCAAGAGCGCCTCCGCACGGTGGTGAGCATTTATCCGCGCTCGAAGGCGGCCCCGGAGGCACGGCGGATCGTGGGAGAGATGAATCTCGATGAGCTCCTTTCCGTTTCCAACATGGACGGCAAGGAGATCCACATCGTCCGCTCCGGGGAGTCCTTTCTCGGGATCGCGGCGAAGCACAATACGAGCCTCGATTGCATCATGTATCTGAACGGCCTGATGGACCTGAAGGGGCTCCATCCGGGCGAAGAGATGATCGTGATGCCACTGGAACTGCGGGTGCTGATCGAGCCGGGCCGTAAGGCGCTTTCGCTGTGGAAGGGCGGGCAATTCGTGAAGGAATACCCGCTGCTTTCCGCGGGCTTGGGAAACCAGAAAGGCGGGCTGAAGACCAAGATCGCTTCCAAATCCGGGCTGGCCGGAGATCGTCGCGTGACACCGGGGATGCCTGCCTATCGGGAGTCCGTGAAGAATTTCAGTCTGGAAAAATCCTCCCTTCACATCCGTTCCGCGGAGCCGGGAGATGGCAAGGAGACCGCCGCAGAGCCTGCGGGTGCCGGTTTCCTGTTGTCTGCGGAGGATGCTGAAGAGCTTGCACTTCTTCTCCGGCCGGGGAATGAGGTGGAAATCCGCGTGAGCGGGCCCTAG
- a CDS encoding LuxR C-terminal-related transcriptional regulator — protein sequence MSDTTTAPLRIWILEDHANFAKQITRLISGEDDLICEKAFSHPDDLFAELNYCTSPPDLLMLDLGLPGKDGLQVLREVKVKVPEQKVVILTSFDDRERVYRAICNGASGYLLKTADPDDILSGIRDVMQGSAALSSPIANMILEGFAKHGPVDETEPLTSREEEVLRLLVKGFIKKEIGDQLDISQHTVDMHLRSVYRKLHVRTQTEAVSKALRKGLV from the coding sequence ATGAGTGACACCACCACCGCCCCGCTCCGGATCTGGATTCTTGAGGATCACGCGAACTTCGCGAAACAGATCACCCGGCTCATTTCGGGCGAAGATGATCTGATCTGCGAAAAGGCGTTCTCTCACCCGGACGACCTCTTTGCCGAGCTGAACTACTGCACCTCCCCGCCGGACTTGCTGATGCTCGACCTCGGCCTCCCGGGGAAAGACGGCCTGCAGGTGCTGCGCGAGGTGAAGGTGAAGGTGCCGGAACAGAAGGTCGTCATCCTGACCTCCTTTGACGACCGCGAGCGCGTCTATCGCGCCATCTGCAACGGGGCATCCGGCTACCTGCTGAAAACCGCCGACCCGGACGATATCCTTTCCGGCATCCGCGATGTGATGCAGGGCTCCGCCGCACTGAGCAGCCCGATCGCGAACATGATTCTCGAAGGCTTCGCCAAGCACGGCCCTGTCGATGAGACCGAACCCCTCACCTCCCGCGAGGAAGAGGTCCTGCGCCTGCTGGTGAAGGGCTTCATCAAGAAGGAGATCGGCGATCAGCTCGACATCTCCCAGCACACCGTGGACATGCACCTGCGCAGCGTCTACCGGAAGCTGCATGTCCGCACCCAGACGGAAGCCGTCTCGAAGGCGCTGCGGAAAGGATTGGTGTAA
- a CDS encoding Maf family protein, giving the protein MKIILASGSPRRRELLAEAGVLFEVIVSPAEEIHDASIPLSELCEKNAELKAEAVAVSNADAAVIGADTLVWIDGEPLGKPKDMDDARAMLRKLGGRSHTVCTGVCVIFPGGVVRRFHDLTAVHFLPLDEARISEYFEKANPLDKAGAYGIQESGELIVDRIEGAFDNVMGLPVAKVVEVLKAGF; this is encoded by the coding sequence GTGAAAATCATTCTGGCTTCCGGTTCTCCAAGGCGTCGCGAGCTTCTAGCGGAAGCTGGAGTTTTGTTTGAAGTGATTGTTTCGCCCGCGGAGGAGATTCACGATGCCTCCATTCCGCTGAGTGAGCTCTGCGAAAAGAACGCGGAACTCAAAGCAGAGGCGGTCGCCGTTTCAAATGCGGATGCAGCCGTCATCGGAGCCGACACCTTGGTTTGGATCGATGGCGAGCCCTTGGGTAAACCCAAGGACATGGATGATGCCCGGGCGATGCTCAGGAAGTTGGGCGGTCGTTCGCACACGGTTTGTACCGGTGTGTGCGTGATCTTTCCCGGAGGAGTGGTGAGGCGTTTCCACGATCTGACGGCGGTTCATTTCCTCCCTCTCGATGAGGCTCGGATCAGCGAATATTTTGAAAAAGCGAACCCGCTCGACAAAGCGGGGGCCTACGGAATCCAAGAGAGTGGAGAGCTGATCGTGGATCGGATCGAGGGGGCATTCGACAATGTCATGGGGCTGCCGGTGGCAAAGGTGGTGGAGGTGCTGAAGGCGGGTTTCTGA
- the thiH gene encoding 2-iminoacetate synthase ThiH has protein sequence MSFSAHLASALERKSPLLQRFERLIAPASDRELEALARESQRLTRHHFGRTMRLFAPLYLSNECVNNCSYCGFSRDNGILRVTLTVEQVLREARYLHDLGFRNILLVAGEHPKFVSEGYLQECIDALKGMFPTIGIEVGPMEDDQYAEIVRHGAEGLIVYQETYQPETYAKLHTAGPKKNFGWRLDCPERAYAGGFRRIGIGALFGLAEWQKEAMALAAHLEYLYKHCWKAQFTVAFPRMRPYAGNYQYEADEQLYLSDRALVQLTCAFRVCFPQVGIVLSTRESPAFRDALAPLGVTSMSAGARTEPGGYTGAGSEDLHLTVKGRRVELEKVTGCEKATEQFKIDDSRSPAEVAAMLKSKQLDPVWKDWDEAILAH, from the coding sequence GTGAGTTTTTCTGCCCATCTCGCCTCCGCCCTTGAGAGGAAATCCCCGCTGCTCCAGCGCTTCGAGCGGCTCATCGCCCCGGCCTCCGATCGTGAGCTGGAAGCACTCGCCCGCGAAAGCCAGCGCCTGACCCGCCACCATTTCGGCCGGACGATGCGCCTTTTCGCGCCGCTCTACCTTTCGAACGAGTGTGTGAATAACTGCTCCTACTGCGGTTTTTCCCGGGACAATGGAATCCTGCGGGTGACCCTGACGGTGGAGCAGGTGCTACGGGAGGCCCGCTATCTTCATGATCTAGGCTTCCGAAATATCCTGCTGGTGGCGGGCGAGCACCCGAAATTCGTGTCCGAGGGTTACCTCCAAGAGTGTATCGATGCGCTGAAGGGGATGTTCCCGACCATCGGCATCGAGGTCGGTCCCATGGAGGATGACCAATATGCAGAAATCGTACGCCACGGTGCGGAGGGCTTGATCGTGTATCAGGAGACCTACCAGCCGGAGACTTATGCCAAGCTCCACACCGCCGGACCGAAGAAAAACTTCGGCTGGCGCCTCGACTGCCCCGAGCGGGCCTATGCCGGAGGCTTCCGCCGCATCGGCATCGGTGCCCTTTTCGGCCTCGCCGAGTGGCAAAAGGAGGCCATGGCCTTGGCGGCTCATCTTGAATATCTCTACAAGCACTGCTGGAAGGCCCAGTTCACCGTCGCCTTCCCGCGCATGCGCCCCTACGCCGGGAACTACCAGTATGAGGCGGATGAGCAGCTCTATCTTTCCGACCGCGCGCTGGTGCAATTGACCTGCGCCTTCCGCGTCTGCTTCCCGCAAGTGGGAATCGTCCTTTCCACCCGCGAGTCTCCGGCTTTCCGTGATGCACTTGCTCCACTCGGCGTGACCAGCATGTCGGCCGGTGCCCGCACCGAGCCAGGCGGCTACACCGGTGCCGGCAGCGAGGACCTGCACCTCACCGTGAAAGGCCGCCGCGTCGAATTGGAAAAGGTCACCGGCTGCGAGAAGGCGACCGAGCAATTCAAGATCGACGACAGCCGCTCGCCTGCGGAAGTCGCAGCCATGCTGAAGTCAAAGCAGCTCGATCCAGTCTGGAAGGACTGGGACGAGGCAATCTTGGCGCACTGA
- a CDS encoding NUDIX hydrolase yields the protein MNQPETLFETRWLGLYRIGHWDFAKRPNADACVGILAITPQDEVVLVEQFRIPVQQKVMEVPAGLVGDEEEFRGEELAATAARELLEETGYRAGKVELLLATPTSAGMTPELTHLFLATDLVKETEGGGNEHEDIKVHLVPRAELRTWLKEKEAEGYLIDFKIHASLWAAGL from the coding sequence ATGAACCAGCCTGAGACTTTGTTCGAAACCCGATGGTTAGGCCTCTATCGCATTGGTCATTGGGACTTTGCGAAGCGGCCGAATGCCGATGCCTGCGTAGGAATACTAGCGATCACCCCGCAGGACGAAGTGGTTCTGGTGGAACAGTTCCGCATCCCGGTTCAGCAGAAAGTGATGGAAGTCCCCGCGGGACTGGTGGGCGATGAAGAAGAATTCCGCGGCGAAGAGCTGGCCGCCACGGCCGCACGGGAGCTGCTAGAGGAAACCGGCTACCGCGCCGGGAAGGTGGAACTCCTACTCGCGACTCCCACTTCCGCCGGCATGACCCCGGAACTGACCCACCTCTTCCTGGCGACCGATTTGGTGAAGGAAACCGAAGGCGGAGGCAACGAACACGAAGACATCAAGGTCCACCTCGTCCCCCGGGCGGAACTGCGGACATGGCTCAAGGAGAAGGAAGCGGAAGGTTATCTCATCGATTTCAAGATCCACGCCAGCCTCTGGGCGGCAGGACTCTGA
- a CDS encoding sensor histidine kinase: MKNQLARLPHLCVGLLALTALLPAPVSAAEPAQTPNPIGRVARLFNRKLVDTEDRIRWLQGRLDNLADFTEKPLKETIGWRCGLEDEATGDPWICLDFGKDISLDHLFLVPAQTQPGETNDLFPRRFRIEAATQEDFSDSRQIYRTGGMAHSSPQGFPVQINGDGGSARYVRLTLEEGHRRGLAGVCALSEIFVFSDRIPVSFGAKVTASHSVDVPGVWDPSFVVDGRTPLGVWQGGLWAPSHGDCLEVPGDNPKVEWVLDLGQEAPVDRVILFPYAVPELSGPGVIPPVLKLELAGKADFSDAKCIADTGPRDLPVDLTTPVVLPSPEAKGRYLRITSERAWQLGNRHLQALGEIEVWSGNRNLASGREVTAIHGGIEQPSEELTDGSGYRYQILPIHSWLTQLVERNHFRQEMDILSSARKTMASESELNTTWGAAIALGLTFLIPVAIVERRRLVSRTQLDKLRKRIASDLHDDIGSNLGSISLIARSAKRDLERLKGPDEVAHDLGEVETIARESSLAMRDIVWLLERRQDTIGDLVQRMRDCAARLLREVEYSLVCRSSKTTAKLTLDSKRHLFLFYKEALHNIVKHSKATLVTVRLYDARDRLVMEVSDNGIGLPRDAEDQMAAVKKLTDRARVLEGTLHVESSPGAGTTLRLSVKRTSLMATKATANE; the protein is encoded by the coding sequence ATGAAAAACCAACTCGCGAGGTTGCCCCACCTCTGTGTTGGCCTTCTTGCCCTGACTGCCCTGCTCCCCGCCCCTGTGTCCGCGGCCGAACCCGCGCAGACACCCAATCCCATTGGTCGCGTAGCCCGGTTATTCAATCGCAAGCTGGTCGATACGGAAGACCGGATCCGTTGGCTCCAAGGCCGCTTGGACAACCTCGCCGATTTTACGGAGAAGCCCCTCAAGGAAACCATCGGATGGCGCTGTGGTTTGGAAGACGAAGCCACCGGCGATCCTTGGATCTGCCTTGATTTCGGGAAGGACATTTCCCTGGATCACCTTTTCCTCGTTCCGGCCCAGACACAGCCGGGCGAGACCAATGACCTGTTCCCCCGCCGCTTCCGGATCGAAGCCGCAACTCAGGAAGATTTTTCCGATAGCCGCCAGATCTATCGCACCGGCGGCATGGCCCACTCTTCGCCGCAGGGCTTTCCGGTCCAGATCAATGGCGACGGGGGCTCTGCCCGCTACGTCCGGCTGACCTTGGAAGAAGGCCACCGCCGCGGCCTCGCGGGTGTCTGCGCCCTCTCGGAAATCTTCGTCTTCTCGGATCGCATTCCGGTTTCCTTCGGGGCGAAAGTCACGGCCTCTCATTCGGTGGATGTGCCCGGAGTCTGGGACCCCTCATTCGTCGTGGACGGACGCACCCCGCTCGGCGTCTGGCAAGGCGGCCTCTGGGCACCCTCGCACGGCGACTGCCTGGAGGTGCCCGGTGACAACCCGAAGGTCGAGTGGGTCCTCGATCTCGGCCAAGAGGCACCCGTCGACCGCGTGATCCTCTTCCCCTACGCCGTCCCGGAACTCTCCGGCCCGGGAGTAATTCCGCCAGTCCTCAAGCTGGAGTTGGCCGGCAAAGCCGATTTCAGTGACGCCAAGTGCATCGCCGATACCGGCCCGCGTGACCTGCCGGTGGATCTCACCACCCCTGTCGTGCTTCCTTCCCCGGAGGCCAAGGGGCGCTACCTCCGGATCACCTCGGAGCGGGCATGGCAGCTCGGCAACCGCCATTTGCAAGCACTGGGAGAAATCGAAGTCTGGTCCGGAAACCGGAATCTCGCCTCGGGTCGGGAGGTGACCGCCATCCACGGCGGCATCGAGCAGCCCTCCGAGGAACTCACCGATGGCTCGGGCTATCGCTACCAGATCCTCCCCATCCACTCCTGGCTCACCCAGCTCGTGGAAAGGAATCATTTCCGCCAGGAAATGGACATCCTCAGCTCCGCCCGGAAGACCATGGCATCGGAGAGCGAGCTGAATACCACCTGGGGCGCCGCCATCGCCCTCGGCCTGACCTTCCTGATCCCCGTCGCCATCGTCGAACGCCGCCGCCTGGTCTCCCGCACCCAGCTCGACAAGCTCCGCAAGCGCATCGCCTCCGACCTGCACGACGACATCGGCAGTAACCTCGGCAGCATCTCCCTCATCGCACGCTCCGCGAAGCGCGACCTGGAGCGCCTCAAGGGCCCGGACGAGGTGGCCCACGACCTCGGCGAGGTGGAAACCATTGCCCGTGAAAGCTCCTTGGCCATGCGGGACATCGTCTGGCTCTTGGAACGCCGTCAGGACACCATCGGTGACCTCGTCCAGCGGATGCGCGATTGCGCCGCCCGCCTTCTGCGAGAAGTCGAGTATTCGCTCGTCTGCCGGTCCTCGAAAACCACCGCAAAACTCACGCTGGACTCAAAACGCCATCTTTTCCTCTTCTACAAGGAGGCCCTTCACAATATTGTTAAGCATTCCAAAGCGACACTGGTCACCGTGCGGCTCTACGATGCCCGCGACCGGCTGGTGATGGAAGTGAGCGACAACGGCATCGGCCTGCCTCGCGACGCCGAAGATCAGATGGCAGCCGTGAAAAAACTTACCGATCGCGCCAGGGTGCTGGAAGGTACCCTGCACGTGGAATCATCCCCTGGAGCCGGCACAACACTGCGCCTTTCCGTGAAACGAACCAGCCTGATGGCTACTAAAGCTACCGCCAATGAGTGA
- a CDS encoding SanA/YdcF family protein, protein METRRTEGVTEVKGQKGGWKRWLKRLLLAMLALCLAGVSFIAWANFAAVHASRGKLYDDVAKIPACKVGLVFGTTDRFQDRENLYFRYRIDAAEKLWRAGKIQVILVSGDNSDKYYNEPVKMKRALIERGIPENRIACDYAGLRTLDSVVRGKEIFGLNEVTFITQRFHNERAIYLAEANGMKVNGFNAQDVATRGGLKTRVREVGARVKMWLDVNVLGTRPRHLGGKETLPE, encoded by the coding sequence GTGGAAACCCGTCGAACAGAAGGTGTGACGGAAGTGAAGGGGCAGAAGGGCGGATGGAAGCGCTGGTTGAAGCGTCTCCTTCTGGCGATGCTGGCACTCTGCTTGGCAGGAGTGAGCTTCATCGCGTGGGCGAATTTCGCCGCCGTGCATGCGAGCCGCGGCAAGCTCTACGATGACGTGGCGAAGATCCCGGCCTGCAAGGTCGGTCTGGTCTTCGGGACCACCGATCGTTTCCAAGATCGTGAGAACCTCTACTTCCGCTACCGGATCGACGCGGCCGAGAAGCTGTGGCGGGCGGGCAAGATCCAGGTGATCCTAGTGTCCGGTGACAATAGCGATAAATACTACAACGAGCCCGTGAAGATGAAGCGCGCCCTGATCGAGCGCGGCATCCCGGAAAACCGGATCGCCTGCGACTACGCCGGGCTCCGCACCCTCGACTCGGTGGTGCGGGGGAAAGAGATCTTCGGGCTCAATGAGGTAACCTTCATCACCCAGCGTTTCCACAATGAGCGAGCCATCTACCTGGCCGAGGCAAATGGCATGAAGGTGAATGGTTTCAATGCCCAGGACGTCGCGACGCGGGGCGGGCTGAAGACGCGCGTCCGGGAGGTCGGTGCGCGGGTGAAGATGTGGCTGGATGTGAATGTGCTCGGGACGAGGCCGAGGCATCTTGGCGGGAAGGAGACGCTGCCGGAGTGA
- the thiS gene encoding sulfur carrier protein ThiS, with protein MNLVINGESRFLESDTFNVATLLEALGFGGKPVVVELNEEAVFPASYPTTDIKEGAKLEIVMIAAGG; from the coding sequence ATGAATCTTGTGATCAACGGGGAGTCCCGTTTCTTGGAATCCGACACCTTCAATGTCGCCACGCTCCTCGAAGCCCTTGGCTTCGGCGGCAAGCCCGTCGTGGTGGAATTGAATGAAGAGGCGGTGTTTCCAGCGAGCTATCCGACCACCGATATAAAAGAGGGAGCCAAGCTTGAGATCGTGATGATCGCGGCAGGAGGTTAG
- a CDS encoding acetyl-CoA carboxylase carboxyltransferase subunit alpha — MQLLEFEKPIAELERELDKLRTKAASQDIDMSGEISKMEDKLAETRMRIYQNLTPWQRVQIARHTQRPFMLDYIAHAFSDFCELHGDRRIGDDHAMPGGFARIGGRRVVVIGHQKGRDTKENLKRNFGSAHPEGYRKALRLMKLAEKFNLPVVTLIDTPGAYPGIGAEERNIAEAIAYNLREMMLLKVPVIAVVLGEGGSGGALGIGIADRVLMLENAYYSVISPEGCAAILWKHRKHAPEAAEAMKLAAPDLLKLGLIDGYIPEPTGGAHHDHAATSNALKEAILTNLAELEKLSTEELLEARYQKFRKFGEWEQV, encoded by the coding sequence ATGCAACTGCTGGAATTCGAAAAGCCGATCGCCGAACTCGAGCGCGAGCTCGACAAGCTGCGCACCAAGGCCGCTTCGCAGGACATCGACATGTCCGGCGAAATCTCAAAAATGGAGGACAAGCTGGCAGAAACCCGTATGCGGATCTATCAGAATCTGACACCGTGGCAACGTGTGCAGATCGCCCGGCACACCCAGCGGCCTTTCATGCTCGATTACATCGCTCATGCTTTCTCCGATTTCTGCGAGCTTCACGGCGATCGCCGGATCGGTGACGACCATGCGATGCCCGGCGGCTTCGCCCGCATCGGCGGCCGCCGTGTGGTGGTGATCGGCCACCAGAAGGGCCGGGACACGAAGGAGAACCTGAAGCGGAACTTCGGCAGCGCTCATCCGGAAGGCTATCGCAAGGCCCTGCGCCTGATGAAGCTGGCAGAGAAATTCAATCTGCCGGTCGTGACGCTGATCGACACGCCGGGAGCTTATCCGGGCATCGGTGCGGAAGAGCGGAATATCGCCGAGGCGATCGCCTACAACCTGCGGGAGATGATGCTACTGAAAGTGCCCGTCATCGCCGTGGTGCTCGGTGAGGGTGGGTCCGGTGGAGCGCTGGGTATTGGCATCGCCGACCGCGTGCTGATGTTGGAAAATGCTTATTACTCGGTAATCAGTCCGGAAGGCTGCGCGGCGATCCTTTGGAAGCACCGCAAGCATGCTCCGGAAGCTGCCGAGGCGATGAAGCTGGCTGCGCCGGATCTTCTCAAGCTGGGCTTGATCGACGGCTACATCCCGGAACCGACCGGCGGTGCTCATCATGATCACGCCGCGACGTCCAATGCGCTGAAGGAAGCGATCCTCACGAACTTGGCGGAGCTGGAGAAGCTCAGCACGGAAGAGCTGCTGGAAGCACGATACCAGAAGTTCCGGAAGTTCGGCGAGTGGGAGCAGGTGTGA